The genomic stretch aCTAAGAGGACTGAAATCTGTTTCCCAGTGACAGAGGACTGCAGGAAGCCCTAGGGTGGTGATGGATGTCTACTTGATGATTCGCCGCCACAAGACAACAATCTTCACTGAGGCCAAAGAGACAACAACTGTGCATGAGTTGAAAAAGGTGGTGGAGGGAATACTGAAGAGGCCACCAGAGGAGCAGCGGCTCTACAAAGATGACCAGCTGCTGGATGATGATGATAGGACTTTGCTAGACTGTGGCTTAAGCAGCCAAAGCTGCCGTCCTCATTTGCCTGCCACAGTGGGCTTGGCTTTATTCAGACATGGCAATGGCACCTTTGAACCATTGCGTATTGACCCTTTCTCAAGCACCCCAGAGCTACCTGATGTTATGAAGTCACAGGAGTCTGGTAGCAGCTCTAGTGATCAAGCCTTGCGTTAAAACCATCATCTCCTGTTTTGCCTCTTGCAGATATTGTGCTGGTCTTGTCTATGTATCCTGCATCCATCCACACCCTTCCAAATGTGTTGATCTGATCAATAAAGCATTGAAATTCAATTACATGATGTCAGTGTGCTGTAGTGTCCAGGAAGCCAGAACTGTTTCCTGGGATCCTTCTCTCAAATTAGCGCTAGAGGAGAAGAGTGGCAGTAGCTACATGTGTGCCTCCTGAATTGTAAGTGGCATGTTCTGCCACTTGTGTTTCTTCCAGCCAATGCCTATGGCCTTATCAGCTCTGAGCTactgggtggtttttttgggttgtgggtttgttttttgtttggttaggTTTTTTGAGGGGAAGAAGTGTTGCACAGACTAACTTAATATATaagcatttatttctctgtcttcatCTTGACTTCTGACAGTAGTGCCCTGAGGAGTTTGGCTGGAAACCTTGGGGGACAGGGTTGAAGAAGGAACTTCTAGTCCTGCCTGTAGCAAAATCTTTAGGAAGACTATAACCTCAAGATCAGAGTAGAGGCAAGGTTAGCAAATAGAGCTTATTACCCACAAAGTTAAGGGATGTTGCACTAATACAATACACAACAATGAATCTCCAGAGTTAACATGAAGTATCATTACTGGTATGGACTGTTGAAAGTCTCTATCAACtgggtaaagatttttttttttgtccttcaaaGTATTAGGAGTTTACTTTCTGGCATCTGCATTCTCCATTCttgaaaggcaagaaaaacGCACTGGAAAAGGTGCAGTATAGCCAAAAACTGATATAATAAAACTGCAGTTTGAGAAGtctgtaagaaagaaattggTTACCATAGGCATATGATCAGCCCTATTCATAAGCTTTCTTAACAGTAGAAGCATAAAGTTGCTTGTCTTCCCAAACAGAATTGAACtcagcactattttttttttctgtgaaccagattctttatttcagaatttagtATTAGGCTTTCCCTTTCATCCCTAGTGATGATTTCACACGCTATCACATCTGATTCAACTCActctgctgtgctgcaaggGGCAAACCctggttttgctctgtgttAGCAGAGGTGCCAATGCATCTATTCCCTTGATGAAACTCTGAAGTAGTGTTATTAAGTTTCCATTCTCCTGTATCAAGGCTAATTCAGGCAGACCAGTCTGTGTCCAAGTTCAAAAAACAGTCTTAAAACTACTCAGTCCTGTCCATGATATCTCCTTGGAGGTTTCTCTCTGTACTGATAGCAGCATTTTAGAAGTGTCTTTAGTCTTACATTCTTAAACCTCACTGGAGCAAACGGAAATGGAGCTTAAGTCTGCCAGCTGAATCGGGATCTAGGTTTTTGTGTTCTCTGT from Grus americana isolate bGruAme1 chromosome 7, bGruAme1.mat, whole genome shotgun sequence encodes the following:
- the LOC129208591 gene encoding elongin-B-like encodes the protein MDVYLMIRRHKTTIFTEAKETTTVHELKKVVEGILKRPPEEQRLYKDDQLLDDDDRTLLDCGLSSQSCRPHLPATVGLALFRHGNGTFEPLRIDPFSSTPELPDVMKSQESGSSSSDQALR